The proteins below are encoded in one region of Sphingobacterium sp. R2:
- the rplD gene encoding 50S ribosomal protein L4 yields the protein MEVKVLNLSGKETGAKVQLPESVFGLEPNDHAIYLDVKQYLANQRQGTHKSKQRNEIAGSTRKLHKQKGTGGARAGSIKSPLFNGGGRVFGPQPRDYSFKLNKKLKQVARKSALSYKAKDNNIVVLDEVKFDAIKTKNYVALIDALNVADEKTLLVLPAYDEIVYKSSRNLKKAKVIVASDLNTYDVLNATKLLLTTDSVKSLEEALAK from the coding sequence TAAAGAAACAGGTGCCAAGGTGCAACTTCCTGAGTCGGTATTTGGGTTAGAGCCTAACGATCATGCGATCTATTTGGATGTGAAACAATACTTAGCGAACCAACGCCAAGGAACTCACAAATCTAAACAACGTAACGAAATCGCGGGTTCTACTCGTAAATTACACAAACAAAAAGGTACAGGTGGTGCTCGTGCGGGTTCTATCAAATCTCCATTGTTTAATGGTGGTGGTCGTGTATTCGGTCCTCAACCTCGTGACTACTCGTTCAAATTGAACAAAAAATTGAAACAAGTGGCACGTAAATCAGCGTTATCTTACAAAGCAAAAGATAATAACATTGTGGTATTGGACGAAGTGAAATTCGATGCTATCAAAACTAAAAACTATGTTGCTTTAATCGATGCGTTGAATGTAGCTGATGAGAAAACATTGTTGGTATTGCCAGCTTACGATGAAATTGTTTATAAATCAAGCAGAAACTTGAAAAAAGCAAAAGTTATTGTTGCATCTGATTTAAATACATATGATGTATTGAACGCAACAAAATTATTGTTGACTACAGATTCTGTTAAATCTTTGGAGGAAGCATTAGCTAAGTAA
- the rplW gene encoding 50S ribosomal protein L23 produces the protein MEIIKKPILTEKASLLTEKLNRYAFKVDHRANKIQIKAAVEAMFGVTVLAVNTAVVAGKAKSRYTKAGFVSGRAPKYKKAVITIKDGETIDFYSTI, from the coding sequence ATGGAGATTATTAAAAAACCTATCTTGACTGAGAAAGCTTCTTTGTTAACGGAAAAATTAAACCGTTACGCTTTCAAAGTAGATCACAGAGCAAACAAAATCCAGATCAAAGCAGCTGTTGAGGCTATGTTTGGTGTTACAGTTCTTGCTGTAAATACTGCAGTAGTAGCTGGTAAAGCAAAAAGCCGTTACACAAAAGCAGGTTTCGTATCTGGTAGAGCTCCTAAGTATAAAAAGGCTGTCATTACAATTAAAGACGGCGAAACTATTGACTTTTACAGTACTATATAA